The window TGATTTCCGCAAGCTGAGGGGCTCTATCTGCAGCACCCCCGCGTTTCCAAGAGTGCAGCTGATTATGCTTGAACTCGGCACGGCCTGGAGAAAGAGTCTATTTGCGATTATTGGATGATGCGATATCTCCTAGTCTTGAGACGTCCGCGCCGTCGCTTTGGAGACGTGGCTAGTCCGCGAGGTTCCGGCacttggccttgaagatgcaGGAGTTCTAACCCAAAGAGACGCTTTTACTCCGACTGGAACCAGATGCTCATGCAATGCAACTGAACGCGTTGCTTGCGAACCGCCTGTTTGCACCGAGGACCCGACCAAATCCTCCAATCGCATGCTCTACAAGTCTGATGTTGTAATGGCCGAGATCCCAAAGTCCGCAAAATTATATGTCGCGAGGACTGTTGGTGAAAGTCTATCCCCTCACTGACGCAATTTGGCAGCCGATGTCGTATAATAACGCGTCACTTTATCGCTTCTTGGGTGAATACGGCTAAAGGATGACTTGGAAATGTGATCAAGTCAGCAAACTGATGTCAAAGGGCGTTGCTTTCGGTATGACTCAGATGTAATGGCAGCTAAGAGAAGATGATAAGATTTGAAAAGTTTACATATAAGTGTTTGCTGTGCCCCAAAGCAGCATTGTGTGACCTCAAGTTTGTTACTGTGAATCGATTCAACTGGCATCCGATACTGAAACTTTATTGCCCTTGACACTACTCAAACACAGCAGCAATAATGGCTCCCGCAGCGGTTGAAGCACCTGCTATTATCCATGACCTGCCCATAAAGACAAAGGCCCAGCAGCCTGTCCCCCTTGCTGGCACCTTGGATCAATACGAGGCTTTCGATATCACTCCAGTCATTGGCCGTGAATTCCCCAAGGCCAATCTTGTAGAGTGGCTGAACGCTCCCAACTCGGATGAACTTATTCGAGACCTCGCCGTCACTAGTAAGCAACCCTTGACAAAATGATACTTCGAATATAAACAGTTCATCTAACTCTTCATAGTTTCACAGCGTGGtgtcgtcttcttccgcgCCCAAGACAACCTCACCAACGATCTCCAGAAGGAGCTGATTCTTCGCCTTGGCAGGTTGACCGGACGTCCTGCTACATCTAGCTTGCACATTCACCCTGTTTTGAACAACGAACGAGAGCTTGGTGGCAGTGATCCCGAGATTAGCACCATCAGCTCAGTTCAATTCGACAAGTTCTACAAGCAGAATGGTCCAGGAGAGCTCAGCcccaagaagcaaaaggccgccAGCTGGCACAGCGATATCGCCTTTGAGCCTGCTCCGGCCGACTACACCTCTCTTCGCCTTACTAAACTTCCCCCGACTGGAGGCGGTAAgttgagcttctttttctccgtCCGATAGTTATTCTAACTGTGTAATAGATACCCTTTGGGCATCTGGCTACGAAATCTATGATCGCATCAGCGAGCCTTATCAGAAGTTCCTTGAGTCTCTGACTGCTACTTTCCAAACACCCTCATTTAACGAAATTGCTGCTCGTGGAGGCTTTGAGCTGTACACCAAGCCTCGTGGTGCCCCCCGAGAACATTGGCTCTGAACTCAAGGCCATTCACCCCGTCGTGCGAACCAACCCCGTCACCGGATGGAAGAGCATCTTCCCCGTTGGCGGTCATGTCAAGCACATCAACGGAGTGACCGAAGATGAGAGCAACAGACTGCGACAGTGGTTCTTGGACCTTGTccatgatggccatgatctGCAAGTGCGATTCCGCTGGCAGAACCCCAACGACATTGGTATGTATCATCCTTTATCATTTACTTGAACCACGGGCTAACGTGTTTTAATAGCCATCTGGGATAACCGGAGCGTGTTCCACACTGCGACGTACGATTACACAGGCTTGGGTGAGCGCTTTGGCAACCGAGCTGTTGGTGTGGGCGAGAGACCGTACTTTGACCCCAACAGCACTTCCCGCCGGGAGGCCTTGAGCAAACAAACTTAGAAAATCCAGTTCTGTAGCGATTGAATCAATAAATCACTGTTTAAAGCAATTGACTGAAAGTAATTAGTAATTGGATTAAAAGCTCGATAATAGTCATCGTCTATGTAGGTACTGCCTGGCAGACCTAAAAGATGTTTTATGGGCTATTTTGGCCAATGAGCAACACAGAAGCTGCAAGATCCATACATGTATCCACTGGAGCTACACAATTTACGTAGCCTAATATCACTAAAGTTAGTGTAGCTTAGCTTAAGTAGATGCAATGGACTTCAAAGGAGGAACTCGAAATTTAAAGTCTATTCCATTCACTTTCTTACGCTGGGAACTCAAGAGTCGTCTCTCAAAACGTCATTTGATAGCTAAATACTCGAGTGGCGTGAATACATATATAATATGAGCTTCAGAGGCCGTCATGAGCTGACAAAGTGACATTAAGGCATCAAACAAAGATTCATGAAAAGCTTTACTATCTTTAATTGAAGTATGCTAAAAGACATGTAAATACCAAAACAGCGCCCAGTGAAGTACTGCCACCCATTATATATGTGTATCAAATCCGaatcagcttcttgcccAGATCCTCGCGGATGTACACCTCGTTAAACTCTCTGAGGTACGGTGTGGCACCCATTTTGGCAAACGCCTCCTTTATCTTTCCGTCTTCATCCTGGTCTAAGTGGACAATTCGCCAAATGTTGAGCGGCTCGTCTTCAGTTCCAGCCGCAGAATGCTCGACATGGAAAAGCACTTGGTCTCCTGTGACAATTTTCTTGCCCTCTGGGTCTTCGACTTCCGGCACACCAATGAAGAATGCTCGCTGCCTTTCGTTGTCTATGAGCACTTGCTCAATGACCGTGCTATATTTGGAAGGGTCTACCCATGTTCCTTGGTCTGAAACGCGGACAAATGTCTCTCTCGGGCCATCTTTCTGTACATTGAAGATCCGAACGCTTCCTGGTCGCAAGATGTGTCGCAAGTATTTTTCTGGGTTGTACGCCTTGTTGTACTCCATGTCCCATAGTTGGGTTTTCGTGTAATGTATATTCGGGTCGGCGTCATAGGCTCCGCTCTTGATGACTCTGTTGACATTGGAGGGCTCTAAATTGATTGAGGTGTTTTGGGGGTCGCGGAAAGCGGCTTCCAGAATCTCTTCGTGATCCTTAAAGGTAGCCATATTTCTTTCCTTATCAAGAAGTTGTTGCTGTGCAAGAGATTTTGAATTGAATATAACTTGTCGGATACAGATCATTGAACGGGGGCTTCTGATCATTATATACATGACATGTATGCTCTACGAAGAGCCAGATGTCGCCCGACGCCTATTCGCTGATGGATACAACATCCCATGCTAATCTTAGAATTTAATTCGATGAATCAAGCAAGATCCTTTAATAGCTGCCATCTTCGCTTGTAAGCCGATGGGCCGAAAGTCCGCTGGGTTTCGCCCTTCGCTCTTGGGTTCGTGCTTCTTTATTTGCGATTACTCATCCCCGCCTCGCCTTCAGCTCGCACTATCCCACCTGGACCGATGCTTGTTTGCGAAttactagtttttttaaaaagctgaagctggtcAAATTTGAGAAAGATTTAGCATAAGACCTTGTTGAAAAGCCAAACAATGAAACAGAATGTAAAGAACTTCGGCGAATGTGGATATCCGAATCGCGTTTATGCTCTCAATCGCGAGGCGCAAAGTCAAAGACTCTCTGTATCTATCCTTCCTGTCTCTGGATTTATCAGCAGTTATGGGCGATTAGTAGGCATTTACGACGGGAATGTTGAAAGTTGTTAGTTCTGTTATGCCGATACTCACTCACAGTCTCGTACATCCTTGATGCCGGTTCCAGCGAGAGACAAAGCTACGACTAGAAGCCGTCATCAAGCGAAAAGTCCGACGGAGAAGAAACCAGTTATTAGAGCTATCCactaatattttactaagaTCAAGAGCTGCATTTACCACAGTATCCGCATTCCTCGTTGCATTCAGTGAAATCACCGCTGCCACTGTCGCTATCGTCATCAACCTCTTCAGtgtcttcttcagcgtctcCAAGCCACTTCAACCACTTTTCTTTCACTTCTGCTGAAAATGCTACGCCTACATCTGGAAGACGCTCTCGAATCTCCAAGGAGCCTGCTTCCACCCTGACAATTTCCAGCAAGGTGCCTTCTTTCTCTAATGCCGTAGTAATTATGCGGTGCAGAAGCGCGCTCAGACGACGCAAATCCGCCTGGTGAGATTTTTCCCAATTTTCGATTTCATCTCGGATATCGGAAACTTCAATGTTGCAAAAAGTTCCAAATCTGTGGTGCGCAAGTATAAAGTTGGGAATTTGCATCATCCACAAGCGCGGCAATTCTTCGCCAAGAGTGTCTCTATCAATAGCCTTGATTGATCGCGTCTTGAGATCAAAGGCAGATGACTGCGGTGTTAGCCGACCGCCATCGACTACTTCAAGCTGCCCAAATATGGTCGATTTGGCAGGCGATGACTTGATAGAGAGATCTCCAAGAAGATTGACAATATCCTCATCGgcagttgaagatggcgtAGCAGTTGGCGGGCTTTTATCTTTATCTTCTCCAATGTAGCCATCTGAGCTTTGTCGCATCAGCAAATCAAGCTTTCCAAACCGACATCTAACAATTCTTTGATGTGATCTAGACGGTTGGACATCAGGCGCCCATGTGGTATAAGCCTCTGGGAAAGTATGTCCAAAGCCTCTGACTCCTATCAACTGCTCCTTTGGCGACCTTTCTCTTCGCACGAGATGGACAGTTTTGCCCACAACTTCGACAAGCATGCGAAAAGTGCACTCAACGCCTCGAACGAAACGCAAAAGGTTTCCAAGAGTACTGTTGCAGCCGACAATATTGATGTTAAATGCATCCGGGTGCATCTTCATGACGGAAACGATCGCAGGCTCGAGAGGATGTTTTGGGAAGAAGGCCGAATTATCATCGCGATAATAAATGCCATTATCTTCTTGAAGCTTTGGATGGTCGGCCAATGGCTTCCAAAGAGGAGGGCAACCTGCGAGAATTTAAAGTTAGACACTTCCCGCCTTTCACGGAGCATAATAACGCATACATACCGGGAACAATTATTTTCGGAGCCTTTTGATCTACCCAATTATAAGATGCTATAGGCTCAACATCTTTCATGCTGAATTGAGTGcattcatcatcgtcaataTCTTCAAGGGCTTTTGCATCAATAGCTTCGATCAGGCTTCCGAGAGGAGGAAAGGGCGATTCTTCCAACTGCGCAAGAGGATTTTTTGGTCTGGCACTCCAGAAGTTTCCTCGGCCGCGCCGTCCTCTATTATAGGACATGATTCAGATGTCGATGTACTGGTAAGAAAGAACTCTCAGCTCTCGAATATACACTACCAAGTTGAACAATCGATGTCGAGCACACCAGAAAGATATATGCTATTCTCCCCATCCCCTCTCTTACTCTTGGATAAAATCGGGAGGCCTACAGCAAGTCATGTGAATGCCGCTTTTGGGCGGCCCATAGCTTCACTGTTATCTGCAGCTTTCAAACACGTCGAGGCGCAATTGGCCGCGTTATCGGTCCAACACTTGATATCTGACTTTACACAACATGGCTGGTCTGACGCATTTGGCCTCTGAAAGGCCGCTGCGGCCTGATGAGGGGAAAGGCTCATGTCGTGGCCGAATCAGATGGCCAGGCTGTGACGCGGCTGCGGGAGGCCTATAAGATTCAtccaacaagaagagaatcCCCCCCACCACTCATGTAACGCGAGACGCAGCAAGGCCTCCTACAGGTATCAAGGCTGCCTTACTGCATTCACCACAATTGCGTTGACGTATTAACTGAGTCTTTTCATTTGCGGGTAGCGTATCTCTTGGTGGCCTGATAGACAGACCCATGtgattatatatatgtgGTAGATTTCAGTTCTTAATACTCGCCATGATCAAACGCTGCCAACAACATACTACATTCAATTACTTCACGCATAATCATGGCTTCCAAAGGTGGTCTCTCTGGCCGTGCCGCCAAGCTCGAGGATGTTTTTTATTCCTTCATCAAAGGCGATCGCGCTATTCAAACCTCACGCGACGCCCAGCACTTCTTTGAGGCAGTTGGTGTTATATGCGAACACAGGTCCGCGGCAGTTTGTATGGAATGCATACTTGCGAGAAAAGATGGCCCAAAAACTGTCAGAGAAGCCGTTCGTAGCAATCTCTCTGTCGGGTTCATTAAGTCTTCGACAGCTACCTTCATAGCGCAAGTTTGCCAGCCTCAGGTAGAAATACTGAATGACGGCAACTTTCTTGAGAGGTTACTGAAGGAAATTCTCTGTCCTCCAACATTTTGGACTGCATTCTTGAGTCTCTATACCTCCAATCAGCTCAAAGacagcagcttgttggcTTTTGCGTCTCTTTGCTTAGCAAtcgtctcttcatcctcaccCGAGATCGTGGCACTTTCTCATGATGTGGAGTCACTTACTGGAAACCGCTCGCTGGCCAAATCGCCGTCCGAGGCAGTACGATCCCTTGGTTATCGCATCGACAAAGTTATCCAAGTTCGAAAAGGCTCTGCATCCGCGTCAATTCGGTTGGACTACAGCCCTGGGGGCAGACACGACAATGATTTTGCAGATTTTCGCCAAATTTCCATTTTCCCCACCGCGGATGAAGTCAGTTCAAAAGAAGATCCCTTTTTGCAACGGTTGGACGATGTGTTTGAAGTTCCCAGGGATACTCGTGCATTGAatcatcttggctggcttTTCCGTCTTTTACGAGAAGACATGATTGCAGATCTAAAAGAAGATCTGCAGATAGCATGGGGCCAAAGAAAGGCCAGGCGTAAGCCGTTGGCCTTTGGTCTATTAAATCTAGCGGACTACGACATTGGAGCTGAACGATCATCAAAGCCATTCACGCTGGTACTTCGGTGCCAAGAAGGGATCAACTTTCCTCGAAACTTACGCACTaaagaagccaagaagcaCTATCTTGAAGACCCTAGACACATTGTGAAGCACAATTCTGTCGGTGCTCTTTGCTTGGGCAAAAGTATCATTGCCTTTGGCTCCATCGTACGTGAAAAAGACTGGCTTGTCGAAGATCCGCCCAAGGTTGGGATACAGTTCACGGATAATGCTGGGTTAAAGGGAGCGGTCCAGGCGCTCATGGGTCCAAAATGCCCTGAACTCAAGTTCTACGTCGTTGATACTGCAACCTTTGCTTACGAACCAATATTAAAGCGCCTGAAAGAAATCACAGAGATTCCAATCGAGAATGTCATCCTCGACCCGTCAGGGCCACCATCTCAATACGATCCACCCCCAACGCTGTACAGTTTCATCCTTGAACTAAAATCTGCGTTGCGAAGGGGAACATCATTCGACTTAGAGAGCAGACTGGGCGTCAAAGTGCAGATTCGAGATGCACAGCTCGAATCGTTGATTAACGGCCTGGAAAACCCTGTAGGCCAAATCCAGGGCCCACCGGGGACGGGCAAATCCTTTATTGGGGCTATTATTGCCCTGGCACTTATGAAGTTGACTGACTTCCGAATCTTGGTTCTCAGTTATACAAACCATGCTTTGGACCAGTTTCTTGAAGATTTGATGAAAATAGGCATCCCGCAGAGCGACATGGTTCGAATTGGTTCTAAAGCTTCTACTAGAACAGAAGCGTTACGAATTGATAGTCTCGCAAAAGACTCTCAATTCCGTTTCAGCCTTGAAACTAAAGCGATGCTCAGTGATACCAGAACGGATCAAACGGACACACGGATAATGCTAGATCGTCTTATAGATCAGCTTACCAAGCGACATGTTCATCCACAAGAAATATTGGATATGTTGGAGTTCTCCGATTCTGAAATGAGATTTTGGGATGCATTTCAAGTCCCAGCCGAGGAGAAAGTTgtaggaaaaaagaagaagtcacTGCGCCCTGTTGACGTTTATGACTATTGGGTAAATGGAAGAAAATTGTCATCGCTAGGCATGCTGGCACAAAGCATGAGTGATGAAGAACGAGCAGTGTGGAGAGTTGCGCCAGAGACCCGGTTAGAGTTCCATAACTCATGGATGTGCCAAATTCAACGAGATAAGATCAATGAGTTTGCACAGCAAGCAGAAACGGCAAATACCCACTACCGGAGGATAGAGAGTCTCCTCAAAGAAAGCAAGAGAGCCATAGTCAAGAGCAGGAGAATCATTGGATGCACGACCACAGGTGCAGCAATGTATCAATCCATCATACGGGCGGCTAAACCGGATATTGTTCTTGTCGAAGAAGCTGGTGAAATTCTAGAGGCGCATGTTATTACGTCTCTCGGTCCATCCGTCCAACAACTGATTCTAATTGGCGACCATAAGCAGCTTCGTCCTAAGATCAACAATTACAATCTCTCTGTGGAAAAGGGCGAAGGCTATGATCTCAacgtttctctttttgaaCGCCTTATTAGACAAGGTCATCACTTTGCTACTCTCCAGGAGCAGCATCGCAGTCATCCGGATATTTCTCAATTCTCAAGACTTTTAGCCTacgaagagctcaaggatATGCCAAAAACACTCAGTCGAGAAAAGATACGTGGATTGAAAGAGAGAGTCATTTTTGTGAACCACGAATATCCGGAAGAGCAGCTTGATAACGTCATTGATCGTCGGGATCCAAGTTCAAAGGCCAGCAAGAAAAACACGTTTGAAGCCGACATGGTCTTGAAAACGGTCAAGTATCTGAGTCAACAAGGCTACCGTTCCGAAAACATGGTCGTCTTGACTCCATACATGGGCCAGCTTTCACTTTTGAGACAGAAACTCAGCGAGATTAATGATCCCTACTTGAATGACTTGGACACTCATGAACTAGTGCGAGCTGGGCTAATGACACAGGCTGCTGCTAAAACTTCAACGGGACGACTACGCTTGTCGACTATTGGTAAAATGATCTGCATTTACGGGCTTTATGGTACGATTACTGACAAATAACAGATAACtaccaaggagaagagagcgatATTGTGATCATATCCTTGGCCAGAAGCAACAAGAAAGGCGACATCGGTTTCCTCGTAGCTCGTGAGCGACTAGTCGTGCTCTTATCGCGAGCAAGAAACGGTATTATTCTCATTGGAAATATGAATACTTTCTTGGCAAGCAAGAAGGGCAACGAAATGTGGAAATTGTACTTTGATGcgatgaaagaaaagggatTCTTGTTCGATGGATTACCAGTCCACTGCGAACAACATCCCGATCGATCTGCTCTACTCCAGAAGCCTGAAGATTTTGATCAGCACTGTCCTGATGGAGGCTGCTCTCAGCTATGGTACGTTTCCAAGTTACGACATTTAATCCGACATCCACTAATTGTTTAGTGGTGCTATTATCAGCTGTGGGAAACATCCGTGCGAACGCCGATGCCATCGCGAGCCCAACCACTCACAAGTTTCATGCATAAAAATGGTTCAGAAAACTTGCGAACGTGGCCACAAGATGAAACATTTGTgcggaaaagaaaacgaagGCTGCAAGTCCTGcgcaagagaagacgaagacacTCGACGGAGAGTTAAGCGAGACctcgagatggagaaaaagaggcagcaacagcaagacAAATATCGTCGAGAGCTACAGGAGATAGATGATGAAATtgatcatcatcggcgccacATGAAGTATacgcaagaagagcaagatcaagaaaaagaacttGCGCAGAAGAAAGCTCAGCTGCAAAGTCTGAAAGAGACAAAGGCAAGGCTAGATGCGGCAAAATCAGCAGACACCAAGCCAGGAAAATCCAGCAAGAAGCCTCAAGACAAGAAACCCGCTTCTTCTGACAGCCTCGGTCCTTCGGCGCAGGAATGGGAAGATATGAAGCGCGATACTGGAGCTAGCAATGGTGCTCTGGATGAACTCATGGATCTCATTGGTTTAGAGTCGGTGAAAGAAGAATTCCTCAATAAGAAGTCAGAAATAGACCTCGCCATCCGCCAGGAAACGCCTCTGTCTGATTCAAGATTAAGCTGTTCCCTTCTTGGAAATCCAGGAACAGGTAAAACGACTGTGGCCCGTATATGGGGTAAATTCCTTACGAGTCTTGGAGCTATCGCCGGTGACTGCTTCGAGGAGACGACAGGATCTAAGTTGGCCAACATGGGCGTCAAAGGATGCGAAGATCTGCTTGAGAAAATGAAAGACCAAGGCGGAGGAGTGTTCTTTATCGATGAAGCTTACCAGCTCTCATCTGGAAACAGCCCTGGCGGTAAGGCGGTCTTGGATTATCTGCTTGCGGAAGTGGAAAATCTCAGAGGAAAGGTTACCTTTGTCCTTGCTGGGTACTCCAAACAGATGGAGTCGTTTTTTGCACACAATCCAGGGTTCCCCAGCCGATTTCCTATTACAATGAACTTCGAGGACTACACGGATGAGGAGCTGCAACAAATTCTCAAGCGTCAGGTGAACCGCACGTATGCCAACAATATGGAAGTCGAGGATGGCCTCGATGGCCTCTATATACGTATCGCTGCCCGCAGAGTCGGTCgaagcagaggcaaagaaggGTTTGGAAACGCTCGCGCCATTGAAAATGCTTTAGCGAATatgaaaaagagacaagcCACTCGAATTCGACGGGAGCGCCAATCCGGCAAAAATCCAAACGATTTTCTGTTCACGAAAGAGGATATCATTGGTCCAGAGCCTTCATTGTCTTTGCAAGATTGCAAGGCGTGGCAGAAGTTAAACAAGATGGTTGGCCTGAAAGAAGTCAAAGAACAGGTGAAAATACTACTTGACTCTATCAAAACCAACTATCAGCGAGAGCTTGATGAAGAGCCTCCCATACAGTTTACACTCAACCGAGTCTTCTTGGGATCGCCCGGAACAGGCAAAACGACAGTTGCCAAGCTTTACGGAGAGATTCTTGCAGCTCTCGGTCTCTTATCCAATGGAGAGCTAGTAGTCAAGACTCCAGCAGATTTCATCGGTGCTGCTCTAGGAGTATCAGAGTCCCAAACCAAGGGCATTCTGGCTGCGACTTTGGGAAAAGTGCTTGTAATCGACGAAGCATACGGCTTATATGGCGGAAACGGCTCTACCTCTGACCCGTACAAGACGGCGGTTATAGACACGATAGTCGCAGATGTCCAGAATGTTCCTGGCGACGATCGCTGCGTCATTGTAATAGGCTATCAGGAGCAAATGGAAGAGATGTTCCAAAATGTCAATCCAGGTCTCAGCCGTCGGTTTTCAGTGGACACACCATTTGTTTTTGAAGActttgatgacgatgctctCAGACAGGTATTGGAGTTCAAACTGAAAGCTTCCGGCTTTACTACCACTGGGGAGGGCAAGACCGCTGCGCTCGAAGTTCTCATCCGAGAACGCAATCGAGCTAAttttggcaatggcggcgcGATTGAGAACCTTTTaagcaaagccaaagccTCTTATCAAAAGCGCCTCTCAGCTGGAAAGCTTAAAAAGAAGAACCAGATAGAGGCAGAAGACTTTGACGAAGACTTTGACAGAACGACACGGAAGGACACGAATGTGCGAGCATTATTCCAAGATGATATCGGTCGTGAAGATATTATCAAGAAGCTTGAGCACATTCAACAGCAAGTTCGACAGTTGAAAGCTCTCGGGCTGGATGTCAAGGAAGAGATCCCAttcaattttcttttccgaGGTCCGCCAGGAACAGGCAAGACAACTACCGCACGAAAAATGGGCAAAGTATACTACGACATGGGCTTTCTTGACAAGGCCGTGGTAGTAGAATGCTCAGCTACGGACCTGATAGGCCAATATGTCGGTCAAACTGGGCCCAAAGTCCAAAAAGTTCTCGAAAAGTCGCTTGGAAGAGTTCTATTGATCGATGAAGCGTACCGGTTCGCTGAAGGCGGATATGCCAAAGAGGCTATTGACGAGATTGTGGACTGTGTGACCAAGCCAAAATATCAAGGCAAACTCATCATTATCCTGGCGGGTTATGAACATGATATAAACCGACTCCTGTCCGTGAACCCTGGGCTGACTAGCCGCTTCCCCGAAACTATCGACTTTAAGCCACTCGAGCCAGATGCTTGTTTCCAGTTGCTTACCGATCTCTTGCGAAAGAGAAAGGTAGAGATCGCAAGCAAGGGCAAGGACATGGATATCAGCTGCTTGGAACGTCCCTCCGAGACATTTCTCGCCAGCTGTACGGCTACTATCAAGTCATTGACCACCTTAGAAGGCTGGGCTAGCGCAAGAGACGTAAAACAACTTGCCAGAAACGTCTTTCAAGCGATTGATCTGAAGGCAGAAGCACTCAAAGTAGAGGAAGAGCATGTTACGCAGGTACTTGATCATATGCTGAAAGACCGACAATCTAAGATGGTCAAGTCTGCTCCTCCAGCATTTTTTGATCGcgaggcagcttcttctcatgCGCCAGCAGCCCCGGCTAATCCGGCTCTTTCAATTCGCACCCATACGAATGTCGAAACCCAACAGAAGACacaagaagacgaggcgaTTGACACGGAAGAGTCAGATGAGGGAGCACCTACACCGCCTGAGTCGCCCGTGAGTAACCGCAACCGCAAAGTCGTACGAGACGCCGGCGTAAGCGACGAAATCTGGGATCAGCTCCAGAGAGatcaagcagaagaagagcgaaagGAAGCAGAGTACCTCAAGCTCAAAGAGGCTGCTCAGAAGCTTGCGAttgaagaagctcgagaAAAAATTGTTCGCAAAGTAATTgccgaagacgaggaggctcggaagaaggaggaggctcGGCAACGCGCGATAGCCGAAGCTCGAGAAAGGATCTTGCGCCAGCTaatggaggaagaaaaacggcgaaaagaagaagcaaagaaacgaGAGAAATTAAAGGCCCTGGGAGTGTGCCCTGTTGGGTATCATTGGATCAAGCAGGCTGATGGATACCGTTGTGCTGGGGGATCACACTATCTCTCGGATGGACAGATTTAATTTGTGTGCGGCGTAGATTGAGAAGGCCGTTTTTATATGTATCTACTATTTATCGCATCTTAATTAGAATGGATTATTTTTCACGTTTCTGGTGTATTCTTGTGATCAAGAGGCGTATGTGGCTCTTGGCTCTCCATATGTACACGTAAACATCTC is drawn from Trichoderma atroviride chromosome 7, complete sequence and contains these coding sequences:
- a CDS encoding uncharacterized protein (EggNog:ENOG41); amino-acid sequence: MAPAAVEAPAIIHDLPIKTKAQQPVPLAGTLDQYEAFDITPVIGREFPKANLVEWLNAPNSDELIRDLAVTISQRGVVFFRAQDNLTNDLQKELILRLGRLTGRPATSSLHIHPVLNNERELGGSDPEISTISSVQFDKFYKQNGPGELSPKKQKAASWHSDIAFEPAPADYTSLRLTKLPPTGGDTLWASGYEIYDRISEPYQKFLESLTATFQTPSFNEIAARGGFELYTKPRGAPREHWL
- a CDS encoding uncharacterized protein (EggNog:ENOG41); amino-acid sequence: MATFKDHEEILEAAFRDPQNTSINLEPSNVNRVIKSGAYDADPNIHYTKTQLWDMEYNKAYNPEKYLRHILRPGSVRIFNVQKDGPRETFVRVSDQGTWVDPSKYSTVIEQVLIDNERQRAFFIGVPEVEDPEGKKIVTGDQVLFHVEHSAAGTEDEPLNIWRIVHLDQDEDGKIKEAFAKMGATPYLREFNEVYIREDLGKKLIRI
- a CDS encoding uncharacterized protein (EggNog:ENOG41), with product MSYNRGRRGRGNFWSARPKNPLAQLEESPFPPLGSLIEAIDAKALEDIDDDECTQFSMKDVEPIASYNWVDQKAPKIIVPGCPPLWKPLADHPKLQEDNGIYYRDDNSAFFPKHPLEPAIVSVMKMHPDAFNINIVGCNSTLGNLLRFVRGVECTFRMLVEVVGKTVHLVRRERSPKEQLIGVRGFGHTFPEAYTTWAPDVQPSRSHQRIVRCRFGKLDLLMRQSSDGYIGEDKDKSPPTATPSSTADEDIVNLLGDLSIKSSPAKSTIFGQLEVVDGGRLTPQSSAFDLKTRSIKAIDRDTLGEELPRLWMMQIPNFILAHHRFGTFCNIEVSDIRDEIENWEKSHQADLRRLSALLHRIITTALEKEGTLLEIVRVEAGSLEIRERLPDVGVAFSAEVKEKWLKWLGDAEEDTEEVDDDSDSGSGDFTECNEECGYCGKCSS